The genomic interval TGAGATCGATAAAAAAGACAGGGAGCTTGCCCGTAAGCGAAAAATCCTGGAAGCCTCCATCGAAAATATGCGCACAGAATTTGAATCTATTGAGGAAGACCTCAGGCAGATTCACGCTCAGGAACTTTTCCAGCAAAATTTACCTGCAACTGATTCCATTCTAACAAAATCTGGTAACGGTTCAGGTAAAAAGAAAACAAAAAGATAACCTAACAAATGCACATGATACACAACATGGAACCGAAAGAAGAAACCTGGGAATTACGACTCTATGTAGCCGGACAAACCCCTAAATCTGTTACGGCTATTTCTAATTTAAAAAAATATTGTGAAGAACACCTTAAAGGCAGATATCAACTGGAAGTAATAGACCTGCTGAAACATC from Rhodocytophaga rosea carries:
- the kaiB gene encoding circadian clock protein KaiB gives rise to the protein MIHNMEPKEETWELRLYVAGQTPKSVTAISNLKKYCEEHLKGRYQLEVIDLLKHPQLAEGDQILAIPTLVRKVPEPIRKIIGDLSNQERVLVGLDIKPLEPKI